A section of the Candidatus Glassbacteria bacterium genome encodes:
- a CDS encoding HEAT repeat domain-containing protein, which produces MFCESGKLISLIITVGVIIVGCSVSVPQGDRLSEVEQLYDQQQYQNAMSVARYNLNKKSSDLASITTVWKVQLVQGGKSIDYAQQFYLQAKERIIEKGAELIPFMGKALLKDPYNTVRLFCLYALAEFEDSLSTHYLVQVFDPGFTLGSKSSDVTLEFLRSEAAMALANHGYTDIYDQVVELANSQDPEIQAKAVTVLALVGGEKAIPVLEEISRQAHGKADTDWVGELADSTVARLKRGE; this is translated from the coding sequence ATGTTTTGTGAGTCCGGTAAACTGATTTCCCTGATAATAACCGTTGGCGTTATCATCGTTGGCTGTTCGGTGAGCGTTCCTCAGGGTGATCGGCTCAGCGAAGTGGAGCAGCTTTACGACCAGCAACAGTACCAGAACGCGATGAGCGTCGCCAGGTACAATCTCAACAAGAAATCAAGCGACCTGGCCTCGATTACCACGGTCTGGAAAGTCCAGCTTGTGCAGGGCGGCAAGTCGATCGATTACGCCCAGCAATTCTATCTGCAGGCGAAGGAAAGGATTATCGAAAAGGGCGCCGAATTGATACCGTTCATGGGAAAAGCGCTGTTAAAAGACCCTTACAACACGGTCAGGCTGTTCTGCCTCTACGCACTGGCGGAATTTGAAGACAGCCTTTCCACGCATTATCTGGTGCAGGTATTTGACCCCGGCTTTACATTGGGATCGAAATCAAGCGACGTGACCCTAGAATTCCTGAGATCGGAAGCCGCCATGGCGCTGGCTAACCACGGCTATACAGATATTTACGATCAGGTGGTGGAATTGGCCAACAGCCAGGACCCGGAGATTCAGGCCAAGGCCGTGACCGTTCTGGCTCTGGTCGGCGGGGAGAAAGCGATTCCGGTACTCGAAGAGATCAGCCGGCAGGCGCACGGGAAAGCGGACACGGACTGGGTCGGTGAACTGGCGGACAGTACTGTTGCGCGGCTTAAACGGGGAGAATAA
- a CDS encoding polymer-forming cytoskeletal protein, which translates to MYGRRRGAMFHKKNRLVIDSINSVLGESTKLDGRLVFSGTMRIDGKVDGEIFGEKKNGVKNTLIIGDQAIVSGDIYADTVINSGQVHGNIFAASRVAIQDPGQLIGNVETAELTIEEGVVFNGKCNMVR; encoded by the coding sequence ATGTATGGCCGCCGGAGAGGAGCTATGTTCCACAAGAAGAATAGGCTGGTTATCGACAGTATTAACAGCGTGCTGGGAGAGTCGACAAAACTCGACGGCCGGCTGGTGTTCTCGGGTACCATGCGGATTGACGGCAAAGTTGACGGCGAGATTTTCGGTGAGAAGAAGAACGGGGTAAAAAACACGCTGATTATCGGCGATCAGGCAATTGTCAGCGGTGACATCTATGCCGATACCGTGATCAACAGCGGCCAGGTCCATGGTAATATTTTCGCTGCCAGCAGGGTAGCGATCCAGGACCCGGGCCAACTGATCGGCAATGTCGAAACGGCCGAACTGACAATCGAGGAGGGCGTGGTGTTTAACGGCAAATGCAACATGGTCCGCTAG